In Gemmata obscuriglobus, a single genomic region encodes these proteins:
- a CDS encoding IS66-like element ISGob3 family transposase: MTSVPQPPELPSDLPPAVVAYIRALEATVAQLQATVAALQVTVADLQTRLNQNSSNSSKPPSSDGPQVKPAPPKSPSGKRRGGQSGHPKAERTVLPPDTVHTLKPDTCRGCACPLTGDDPNPSIHQVHEIPVVRPQVTEYRCHRLRCPHCGAVTTAPVPADAAPGYGPRVQAVAAMLTGSCRLGKRVVSQLFDDLFGLPIRPATVCKLQHTTAAALAPVAEAALAYTRGHPANVDETGWTQGRQRAWLWVAVSTSVVAFLIRATRGRSAFDDLRDGSAQVHTTDRYPVYTHLPVHRRQVCWAHLRRDFQAMIDRGNDGSPIGAALLACSDELFGHWFRVRDGTLARSTFARVYARAVRARFRTHLGHGGRCGCPKTGAVCRELLAVEPALWTFARVGGVEPTNNAAERALRHAVCWRKTSYGTDSERGSRFVERILTVLASCRRQGRNVLAFLTDAVTAHRTGAKPPTLIPVPAQQPPMMNPTFAGC; encoded by the coding sequence ATGACATCTGTTCCTCAACCGCCGGAGCTACCGAGTGACCTGCCGCCAGCGGTGGTGGCGTACATTCGTGCGCTGGAAGCGACGGTTGCGCAGTTGCAGGCCACGGTCGCGGCTCTCCAGGTCACGGTGGCCGACCTTCAGACCCGGCTCAACCAGAATTCCAGCAACTCGTCGAAACCGCCCTCGTCGGATGGTCCGCAGGTGAAGCCGGCCCCGCCCAAGAGTCCCTCGGGGAAGCGGCGCGGCGGTCAATCGGGGCACCCCAAGGCCGAGCGCACCGTGCTGCCGCCCGACACGGTCCACACCCTCAAACCGGACACCTGCCGCGGGTGTGCGTGCCCACTCACCGGGGACGACCCGAACCCGTCGATTCACCAGGTGCATGAGATCCCGGTCGTCCGGCCGCAGGTGACCGAGTATCGGTGCCATCGGCTCCGGTGCCCGCACTGCGGCGCCGTGACGACCGCACCGGTGCCCGCCGACGCGGCTCCCGGGTACGGTCCCCGGGTCCAGGCGGTGGCCGCCATGCTCACCGGTTCGTGCCGCCTGGGCAAGCGGGTGGTGAGCCAACTGTTCGACGACCTGTTCGGGTTGCCCATCCGTCCGGCCACGGTGTGCAAACTCCAGCACACGACCGCGGCGGCTCTGGCCCCGGTGGCCGAAGCGGCTCTCGCGTACACCCGCGGGCACCCGGCGAACGTGGACGAAACGGGCTGGACGCAAGGGCGCCAGCGGGCCTGGTTGTGGGTCGCGGTGAGCACCTCGGTGGTCGCATTCCTGATCCGCGCCACCCGGGGCCGGAGCGCGTTCGACGACCTGCGGGACGGGTCCGCCCAGGTCCACACGACCGATCGGTATCCGGTGTACACGCATCTGCCGGTGCATCGGCGCCAGGTGTGCTGGGCGCACCTGCGGCGGGACTTCCAGGCGATGATCGATCGGGGCAACGACGGATCCCCGATCGGGGCCGCCCTGTTGGCCTGTTCCGACGAACTGTTCGGGCACTGGTTCCGGGTGCGGGACGGGACGTTAGCCCGGTCCACGTTCGCTCGCGTGTACGCCCGCGCCGTGCGGGCCCGGTTCCGCACGCACCTGGGGCACGGGGGCCGGTGCGGGTGCCCCAAGACCGGGGCCGTGTGCCGCGAGCTGTTGGCGGTGGAGCCGGCCCTGTGGACGTTCGCACGCGTGGGCGGGGTGGAACCGACCAACAACGCGGCCGAGCGGGCCCTGCGTCACGCCGTGTGCTGGCGCAAGACCAGCTACGGCACCGACTCCGAACGCGGTAGCCGGTTCGTGGAGCGGATCCTCACGGTCCTGGCCTCGTGTCGCCGGCAGGGCCGCAACGTGCTCGCATTCCTCACCGACGCCGTCACCGCACACCGTACCGGGGCAAAGCCACCAACACTGATCCCGGTCCCGGCTCAACAACCACCGATGATGAACCCAACTTTCGCTGGCTGTTGA
- the recQ gene encoding DNA helicase RecQ, whose amino-acid sequence MLGSKPLPPELFDAVQRHWGFASLRPLQEHAIRAVLNRRDSLVVLPTGGGKSLCFQAPAVVQGGLTIVVSPLIALMKDQVDGLTRIGVPAARLDSTLTAAERAATFEGIRTGTTRLVFTSPERLVNTEIFRLLQSANTHTIAVDEAHCVSHWGHDFRPEYRQLARMREFFPKASVHAYTATATEQVRRDIIQQLNLRQPEIHVGSFDRPNLTFRVLPRVEMHAQVREVIDRHPGDAGIVYCLRKKDVDEMCAALKAAGYRAVPYHAGMENAARRATQDAFAAEEADVVVATVAFGMGIDRSNVRFVIHAAMPKTIEHYQQETGRAGRDGLESECVLFYSGQDFLSLKWMIEKSGEEGGASAEYVATSVKHLEEMARYCRGAVCRHKALVQHFGQTYDSPNCGACDICLGDTQEVPDAMTVAKKILSCVARLKESFGTAHVIEVLRGADTAAIRSRSHHQLTTYGLLKNVPKNDLRDWIYQLIGQGALVQSGDEYPVLKLNTTSWDVMSGRSTIRLIQLARRAKRSADGGKAQPFALPPGADAALFEMLRQLRRQEASRAGVQPYQVFTDAVLAEMARGRPTNEDTLKRISGVGEYRAQQFGRVFLKAIVAHCLRTGLEENVPLPKVTPGSRAALGPTTVAKPSAKKELAFKLFRSGASVEYVAKEAELAASTVTEYLAEFVRTQKPPSIFAWVSEDVCERVAAAAEIHGVARLKPVYEELNGEVNYDAIRIVFAYLDTRAA is encoded by the coding sequence GTGTTGGGCTCCAAGCCGCTCCCCCCGGAGCTGTTCGACGCCGTTCAGCGGCACTGGGGGTTCGCGTCGCTCCGGCCGCTCCAGGAACACGCGATCCGGGCCGTCCTCAACCGCCGCGACTCGCTCGTGGTCCTGCCCACCGGTGGCGGGAAATCGCTCTGCTTCCAGGCTCCCGCAGTCGTGCAGGGCGGACTCACGATCGTCGTGTCGCCGCTCATTGCCCTCATGAAGGACCAGGTAGACGGCCTCACGCGCATCGGCGTGCCCGCGGCCCGGCTCGACAGCACGCTCACCGCAGCCGAGCGTGCCGCCACCTTCGAGGGCATCCGCACCGGCACCACCCGACTCGTGTTCACCTCGCCCGAGCGGTTGGTTAACACCGAGATCTTTCGGCTCCTGCAATCGGCCAACACGCACACCATCGCAGTGGACGAGGCACACTGCGTGAGCCATTGGGGGCACGACTTCCGCCCCGAATACCGTCAGCTCGCGCGGATGCGCGAGTTCTTCCCCAAGGCCTCGGTCCACGCTTATACCGCGACCGCCACCGAGCAGGTGCGGCGCGACATCATCCAGCAACTGAACCTGCGCCAGCCCGAGATCCACGTCGGCAGCTTCGACCGCCCGAACCTCACGTTTCGCGTGCTGCCCAGGGTCGAGATGCACGCCCAGGTGCGTGAGGTGATCGACCGCCACCCGGGCGATGCGGGCATCGTCTACTGCCTCCGCAAGAAGGACGTGGACGAGATGTGCGCGGCGCTCAAGGCAGCCGGATACCGCGCGGTGCCGTACCACGCCGGAATGGAGAACGCCGCCCGCCGCGCCACCCAGGACGCGTTCGCCGCGGAAGAGGCCGATGTGGTCGTCGCGACGGTCGCGTTCGGCATGGGCATCGACCGCTCTAACGTACGGTTCGTGATACACGCCGCGATGCCCAAGACGATCGAGCACTACCAGCAGGAAACCGGCCGCGCCGGCCGCGACGGGTTGGAGTCCGAGTGCGTCCTCTTCTACTCGGGCCAGGATTTCCTTTCGCTCAAGTGGATGATCGAGAAATCGGGCGAAGAGGGCGGGGCGTCCGCGGAGTACGTCGCAACCAGCGTCAAACACCTCGAAGAGATGGCCCGCTACTGTCGCGGCGCGGTGTGCCGGCACAAGGCGCTCGTACAGCACTTCGGCCAGACCTACGACTCCCCTAACTGCGGCGCGTGTGACATCTGCTTGGGAGACACTCAAGAAGTGCCCGACGCGATGACCGTGGCGAAGAAGATACTCTCGTGCGTGGCCCGCCTGAAGGAGAGCTTCGGCACCGCGCACGTAATCGAGGTGCTGCGCGGAGCGGACACGGCCGCGATCCGCAGCCGCAGCCACCACCAGCTCACGACCTACGGCCTGTTAAAGAACGTCCCAAAGAACGACCTGCGGGACTGGATTTATCAACTCATCGGCCAGGGCGCACTGGTCCAGTCCGGAGACGAGTACCCCGTTCTTAAACTCAACACGACATCTTGGGACGTGATGAGCGGACGGTCCACGATCCGGCTCATCCAGCTCGCGCGGCGTGCGAAGCGCAGTGCTGACGGCGGAAAGGCGCAACCGTTTGCGCTGCCGCCCGGTGCCGACGCGGCGCTGTTCGAGATGTTGCGGCAGCTACGGCGCCAGGAAGCATCCCGCGCGGGAGTGCAACCGTATCAGGTGTTTACCGACGCGGTGCTCGCGGAAATGGCCCGCGGCCGCCCGACCAACGAGGACACACTGAAACGCATCTCGGGCGTCGGGGAATACCGCGCCCAGCAATTCGGGCGCGTTTTCCTCAAGGCGATTGTGGCGCATTGCCTGCGCACCGGCTTGGAAGAGAACGTCCCGCTGCCCAAGGTAACCCCGGGCTCACGAGCGGCGCTCGGGCCGACAACAGTCGCGAAACCGTCCGCGAAAAAGGAACTCGCGTTCAAGCTGTTCCGCAGCGGCGCGTCCGTCGAGTACGTCGCCAAGGAGGCGGAACTTGCGGCGTCGACCGTAACGGAGTACTTGGCCGAATTCGTGCGAACACAAAAGCCCCCGTCGATCTTCGCATGGGTATCGGAAGATGTGTGCGAGCGCGTTGCTGCTGCTGCCGAGATCCACGGCGTCGCGCGGTTGAAGCCGGTGTACGAGGAACTCAACGGCGAAGTGAACTACGACGCCATCCGCATCGTTTTCGCGTACCTCGACACGCGAGCCGCATGA
- a CDS encoding transposase, with translation MRLVCEDGLPYQTASWNLWRDHLVFVPFATTQNWVVAKGTKVATRRTTYLDDALVQFSGYVAIDEVDDGPFCILSVVDNRRYNRLACCVLEHDPTHADVRIFRADVKGQLGARGKRVQGITTDGSSRYPAVLPQRWPGVPHPLCVFHVLKEINQAVRHALTHVHKHVISTIRTRKRGRPRKQDAAPARRMTRRKADVAELFEHRRLFVRHHLSAAQKKKLARLTRGQPQLRTLREIVAAVYQLFDRLAGCGPRGLVGPNCGRVWAVSRRCAGPCPSCSCPAWNRRCCFWTISSWMRPATPWNGPTAGSARRSRAFTAPEPSATSSNDWPWTCTANNTPPDAPKPFTASIGRGLRRDGLKIGRFHARNPNPCTLAAKVSDYLRLSRVLECVCPASRHGRFLTVMPRTRNE, from the coding sequence GTGCGCCTGGTGTGCGAGGACGGACTCCCCTATCAAACTGCCAGTTGGAATCTGTGGCGGGATCACCTGGTCTTTGTCCCCTTCGCCACGACCCAGAATTGGGTCGTGGCGAAGGGGACAAAGGTGGCGACACGTCGGACCACCTACCTCGACGACGCCCTGGTGCAGTTCTCCGGTTACGTGGCCATCGACGAAGTCGATGACGGCCCCTTCTGCATCCTTTCAGTTGTGGACAACCGCCGGTACAACCGCCTGGCCTGTTGTGTCCTCGAACACGACCCGACCCACGCCGATGTCCGGATCTTTCGGGCGGACGTTAAGGGCCAACTGGGCGCCCGTGGCAAGCGTGTGCAGGGCATTACCACCGATGGCTCGTCGCGGTACCCGGCCGTCCTTCCGCAACGCTGGCCGGGCGTGCCGCACCCGCTCTGCGTGTTCCATGTCCTCAAGGAGATCAATCAGGCCGTCCGGCATGCGCTGACTCACGTGCATAAGCACGTCATATCGACAATCCGCACGCGCAAGCGTGGTCGCCCCCGCAAACAGGACGCCGCCCCGGCGCGACGGATGACGCGCCGAAAGGCGGATGTGGCCGAGCTGTTCGAGCACCGCCGCCTGTTCGTGCGGCACCACCTCAGTGCCGCCCAGAAGAAGAAGCTGGCCCGGTTGACCCGCGGCCAGCCGCAGTTACGCACCTTACGCGAAATCGTGGCCGCCGTGTACCAACTGTTCGACCGCCTGGCCGGATGCGGACCGCGCGGGCTCGTCGGGCCAAATTGCGGGCGCGTGTGGGCCGTTTCAAGACGTTGCGCCGGGCCTTGTCCAAGTTGTTCGTGCCCAGCTTGGAACAGGCGCTGCTGCTTCTGGACGATCAGCTCTTGGATGCGACCAGCAACGCCGTGGAACGGTCCAACCGCCGGTTCCGCCAGGCGCAGCAGAGCATTTACAGCGCCCGAACCAAGCGCCACATCGAGCAACGATTGGCCTTGGACATGCACCGCGAACAACACGCCACCCGACGCACCCAAACCCTTCACGGCCTCCATCGGGCGCGGTCTCCGGCGCGATGGCTTAAAAATCGGCCGGTTCCACGCAAGGAACCCCAATCCCTGCACTCTCGCTGCTAAAGTGTCCGATTACCTGCGGTTGTCCAGGGTCCTTGAGTGCGTTTGCCCTGCCTCGCGACACGGGCGGTTCCTGACGGTCATGCCCAGGACCCGCAACGAGTAG
- a CDS encoding IS701 family transposase: MTGAQLDALAPTFEHLRTYSRGLLSDLPRKTAEPVALAAGTPVRTLQEFLRDHQWDHAALGHDVPKRIARVLLAESGADTGTVGLIDETRAVKKGTKTPGVARQYLGCVGKVGNGIVTVHLGVARGSYRVLLDADLYVPQEWSTDRTRCQAAGIPDQVVYRPKWRMALEQVDRARQNGVHLDWLTFDSEYGKSPAFLRGLDDRLQSFVGDVPSTFSCQVVARSGTQPASEVKGQEARHVVRDASAFRSQEWQILRLSRATAEDQVWRVKRARV; the protein is encoded by the coding sequence ATGACGGGAGCTCAACTGGATGCCCTGGCCCCGACGTTCGAGCACCTGCGCACGTACTCCCGCGGGTTGCTATCGGACCTGCCTCGGAAGACGGCCGAGCCGGTGGCCTTGGCCGCGGGCACCCCGGTGCGAACGCTCCAGGAGTTCCTCCGGGATCACCAGTGGGACCATGCGGCCCTGGGACACGACGTGCCGAAGCGGATCGCCCGCGTGTTGCTCGCGGAATCGGGCGCCGACACCGGCACGGTCGGGCTCATCGACGAGACCCGCGCGGTCAAGAAAGGGACCAAGACGCCCGGGGTTGCTCGCCAGTACCTGGGGTGCGTGGGCAAGGTGGGCAACGGCATCGTGACCGTACACCTGGGGGTGGCCCGGGGCTCGTACCGGGTCCTCCTGGACGCCGACCTGTACGTGCCCCAGGAGTGGTCCACGGACCGCACCCGGTGCCAGGCCGCGGGCATCCCCGACCAGGTCGTGTACCGCCCCAAGTGGCGCATGGCCTTGGAGCAGGTGGACCGGGCCCGGCAAAACGGGGTGCACCTGGATTGGCTCACGTTCGACAGTGAGTACGGCAAGAGCCCCGCGTTCCTGCGGGGCTTGGACGACCGCCTGCAATCGTTCGTGGGGGACGTGCCGTCCACGTTCTCGTGCCAGGTGGTGGCCCGATCGGGAACCCAACCGGCCTCCGAGGTGAAGGGCCAAGAGGCTCGGCACGTGGTCCGCGACGCGAGCGCGTTCCGGTCTCAAGAATGGCAGATCCTGCGGTTGTCACGGGCCACCGCCGAGGACCAGGTGTGGCGGGTCAAGCGGGCCCGGGTGTAG